The Bacteroidia bacterium nucleotide sequence GTGTGCTTTCGTCTTGAATAAGTGTACTCCAATCTACCTTTCTACACTCAGTAATAAGAAAGCCGACACACAAATGCGCCCCAATATGAGCAAAACCAGATGAACTCGCACCATCGCATATAATAGCAATTCCCCAACCATTATCCCAAGTATCATAACCGCATGCATCCTGCATAGGCATATCTTGTTGAATATGCCCTAATCCTATCACAGAGCCGTAGGCACTGATAAAAGTATGACTATTCATCGTACTCTAATCCTGCGGCTATTCTATAAGCAGTTTGTAATTCTGAATAAGCATGCATATTTTTAGCATTTAACGCAGTACGCATTCCTTTTTGATAAATTTCCACTGCTTTTTGAGTAAGTCCTTTTTTTTCATATAATTTACCCAAGTGATAGTATGTACCTACATAGTCGGGGTGATGTTCTAATAAATACTCATAGTGCATTTGTGCGGTATCTAAATCTCCC carries:
- a CDS encoding tetratricopeptide repeat protein, yielding MKAEERLKTLLDFLNQDPNDTFTRYAIATEYNNMGDLDTAQMHYEYLLEHHPDYVGTYYHLGKLYEKKGLTQKAVEIYQKGMRTALNAKNMHAYSELQTAYRIAAGLEYDE